The following proteins are co-located in the Paludibaculum fermentans genome:
- a CDS encoding efflux RND transporter periplasmic adaptor subunit, producing MTTPHRTNPISTGSPRQGARAIPLLTLACGALALAACGRKEQAHAMPPPPVEVVQVRQQDVPNVREWVATMDGLVNAQVRPQVTGYLVRQLYRNGDRVSRGTPLFQIDTRTLQAAVNEAKANVEQARGHLLEAQGQVQNAEAQRGKSKLDLNRARPLAAEQAISRQELDDAVQADLVAAAQVASAQAAVSQAKSAIDAAQAKLETARLNLGFATVVSPVDGIAGINAAQIGDLVGPQSPALTIVSTVDPILVSFTFSEQEYLGIRRLPEGSDAGKRSSELEFSLQLTDGSTYPLKGKLHAVDRNVDIKTGAIAVQVAFPNPRGELRPGGFGRISTVAGVDHGALTVPQRAISEIQGAYLVAVVTPENTIQLRPVKLGAAVGPLRVIKEGLQPGDRVVAEGIQKIRDGMKVQPQPFETRAEGASR from the coding sequence TTGACTACACCCCACCGAACGAATCCGATATCGACGGGCAGCCCGCGCCAGGGTGCGCGCGCCATCCCGTTGCTCACGCTGGCCTGCGGCGCGCTGGCGCTGGCGGCCTGCGGACGCAAGGAGCAGGCCCACGCGATGCCGCCGCCCCCCGTGGAGGTGGTCCAGGTCCGGCAGCAGGACGTACCCAACGTCCGGGAATGGGTAGCGACCATGGACGGGCTGGTGAACGCCCAGGTGCGGCCCCAGGTAACGGGCTATCTGGTACGCCAGCTCTACCGCAACGGCGACCGGGTGAGCCGGGGGACGCCGCTGTTCCAGATCGACACCCGGACCCTGCAGGCGGCGGTGAACGAGGCGAAAGCCAACGTCGAACAGGCGCGCGGACACCTGCTGGAAGCACAGGGCCAGGTGCAGAACGCCGAGGCGCAGCGCGGCAAGAGCAAGCTCGACCTGAACCGCGCCCGGCCGCTGGCCGCGGAGCAGGCGATCAGCCGCCAGGAACTGGATGACGCGGTCCAGGCGGACCTCGTGGCCGCGGCCCAGGTGGCCTCCGCCCAGGCTGCGGTCAGCCAGGCCAAGTCGGCGATAGACGCGGCACAGGCGAAGCTGGAAACGGCCAGGCTCAATCTCGGTTTTGCGACGGTGGTCTCGCCCGTGGACGGGATCGCCGGCATCAACGCCGCCCAGATCGGCGACCTTGTCGGGCCGCAGAGCCCGGCCTTGACCATCGTCTCCACGGTGGATCCCATCCTGGTCAGTTTCACGTTCTCGGAACAGGAGTACCTGGGCATCCGGCGCCTGCCGGAAGGCAGTGATGCAGGCAAGCGCAGCAGCGAGCTGGAGTTCAGCCTGCAACTCACCGACGGTTCCACTTACCCGCTCAAGGGCAAGCTGCACGCAGTGGACCGCAATGTGGATATCAAGACCGGGGCGATTGCCGTGCAGGTTGCGTTCCCGAACCCGCGCGGGGAGCTGCGGCCTGGAGGATTCGGGCGGATCTCGACCGTGGCCGGGGTCGACCACGGGGCGCTGACGGTCCCCCAGCGGGCGATCAGTGAGATCCAGGGCGCCTACCTGGTGGCGGTGGTCACGCCGGAGAACACCATCCAACTGCGCCCGGTGAAGCTCGGCGCCGCCGTGGGCCCATTGCGGGTCATCAAGGAAGGCCTGCAGCCCGGCGACCGCGTGGTGGCCGAAGGGATCCAGAAGATCCGCGACGGCATGAAGGTCCAACCCCAACCGTTCGAGACGCGGGCAGAGGGCGCCTCGCGCTAA
- a CDS encoding protein kinase domain-containing protein, which yields MGQKLNEEQWKAAFELAHAAAEVPAAERRQFLDASGQEKVVIQQALTLLEEFEAPTQTAVQHGSTISHFVVTGHLGSGGMGDVYAATDTELRRPVALKFLRPEVSMVEGAVERFIREGRTASMLNHPNIVTIYEVIRTESSLAIVMELVEGKTLRELRYEKLETGRLLDIGEQIANALAAAHAAGIIHRDIKPENIIVRPDGRVKVMDFGLARWIEAENRSGIWVSAPGLPVGTWRYMSPEQCRGENLTGATDIFSLGIVFHELCARQPFGSGEAGAAGAAAMRSQDVRPPSAWNPEIPKELDTLVLRMLATEPSARPDAEKVAAAFSALRKGADPNWTPPQLLMRRSRRAAPWVGGIAAALALAAAAGVFMWRWNPKVPTAVLQQVTTLVAENHATAAAISPDGRFAAYANVDGVFLKSSQSGETVTLRQPESFLADRMAWFPDGTRLAVSGFSTITNQPSVWAVSITGMAPRLLREEARAGVPSFDGTQLASLSEDWSEIWVTNISGERPRKVLSSPASDTFTFVCWAADGRHLIFQRRHYATDQDLGNVVVDRYYRRSLEVLDLDTGKVVSSMPEMWADSAVALKDGTVLLLKMDRGSDSRSAVWEIHMNPRTGVIHGSAHEIQGMEESFRGQLSGISCTADGNRIMFVLRNNAPAVYVADYSSAPPSFSKSRRLTLDDRLNFPHAWTPDNAAVIFESDRSGNWDIFKQRADQRLPDVIVNHPARAEVLPQVAGQGKWMLYSTAPKGQEAKGLDAVMRVPLGGGTPEQVQVGSPVDTFRCGIGPRQPCVIRRSIGREYYAFHALDPEKGIGAELARTPWMVGVLADWDVSPDGSLVALPNHDNRSATIRLVRLDHRANEPAEWTVELKGLSDLSGLTWSADGTGWFVSVNTTVGKHLYYVYLDGRRHLIGDIQGWAVPSPDGRRVAYLDRIVAANAWMIERH from the coding sequence ATGGGCCAGAAACTAAACGAAGAGCAGTGGAAGGCTGCTTTCGAGCTTGCGCACGCGGCGGCTGAAGTCCCCGCGGCGGAGCGGCGCCAGTTCCTGGATGCCAGCGGCCAGGAGAAGGTGGTGATCCAACAGGCGCTCACCCTGCTGGAAGAGTTTGAAGCACCCACGCAGACCGCGGTGCAGCACGGCAGCACGATCAGCCACTTTGTGGTCACCGGACACCTGGGCAGCGGCGGGATGGGCGATGTCTATGCGGCGACGGACACGGAACTGCGCCGTCCGGTGGCGCTCAAGTTCCTGAGGCCGGAAGTCAGCATGGTGGAAGGAGCCGTCGAGAGGTTCATCCGCGAGGGGCGGACAGCCTCCATGCTGAACCACCCGAATATCGTCACAATCTACGAGGTGATCCGGACGGAATCGAGCCTGGCGATCGTCATGGAGCTGGTCGAGGGCAAGACGCTGCGGGAACTGCGGTACGAGAAGCTGGAGACCGGACGCCTGCTGGACATTGGAGAGCAGATTGCCAATGCCCTGGCGGCCGCCCATGCGGCCGGCATCATTCACAGGGACATCAAACCGGAGAACATCATCGTCCGTCCTGACGGGCGGGTGAAGGTGATGGACTTCGGGCTGGCGCGGTGGATCGAGGCGGAGAACCGGTCCGGCATCTGGGTCTCGGCGCCGGGCCTGCCTGTAGGCACCTGGCGCTACATGTCGCCCGAACAGTGCCGGGGTGAGAACCTGACCGGGGCCACGGACATCTTTTCGCTGGGGATCGTCTTTCACGAGCTCTGCGCGCGACAGCCTTTCGGCTCGGGTGAGGCGGGTGCCGCAGGCGCGGCGGCCATGCGCAGCCAGGACGTGCGGCCGCCCTCGGCGTGGAACCCGGAGATACCTAAGGAGTTGGATACCCTCGTCCTGCGGATGCTGGCCACGGAGCCGTCCGCCCGGCCGGATGCCGAGAAGGTGGCCGCCGCTTTTTCCGCCCTCCGCAAGGGGGCGGATCCCAACTGGACACCGCCTCAACTGCTGATGAGGCGATCGAGGCGGGCCGCCCCGTGGGTGGGCGGGATCGCGGCCGCCCTGGCACTCGCCGCGGCCGCCGGCGTGTTTATGTGGCGCTGGAACCCCAAGGTCCCGACGGCGGTGCTGCAGCAGGTGACCACCCTGGTGGCGGAAAACCACGCCACCGCAGCGGCGATTTCCCCGGATGGCCGTTTTGCCGCCTACGCCAACGTGGACGGCGTCTTTCTGAAGTCGAGCCAAAGCGGGGAGACGGTCACCCTGCGCCAGCCCGAAAGCTTTCTGGCCGACCGGATGGCCTGGTTTCCCGATGGCACGAGACTGGCGGTCAGCGGCTTTTCCACAATCACCAACCAGCCCAGTGTGTGGGCGGTCTCCATTACGGGCATGGCTCCGCGGCTGTTGCGGGAGGAGGCACGGGCGGGCGTGCCCTCGTTCGACGGAACCCAACTGGCGTCGCTCAGCGAGGACTGGTCTGAGATCTGGGTCACGAACATCAGCGGCGAGCGGCCGCGCAAAGTGCTCTCCAGCCCGGCCAGCGACACCTTTACGTTCGTCTGCTGGGCCGCCGATGGCCGCCACCTGATCTTCCAGCGCCGCCACTACGCGACGGACCAGGATCTCGGCAATGTGGTGGTGGACCGGTACTATCGCAGAAGCCTGGAGGTGCTGGACCTGGATACGGGCAAAGTAGTGAGCAGCATGCCCGAGATGTGGGCCGATTCGGCGGTGGCCCTGAAGGACGGGACGGTGCTGCTGCTCAAGATGGATCGGGGCTCGGATTCACGCAGCGCGGTCTGGGAGATCCACATGAATCCCAGAACGGGCGTCATCCACGGCTCCGCCCATGAGATCCAGGGCATGGAAGAGAGCTTCCGCGGCCAGCTGAGCGGCATCTCCTGCACGGCCGACGGGAACCGCATCATGTTCGTGCTACGCAACAACGCGCCGGCGGTGTATGTGGCCGATTACTCGAGTGCGCCGCCGTCCTTCTCGAAATCGCGCAGGCTGACCCTGGACGACCGCCTGAACTTCCCGCATGCCTGGACTCCGGATAACGCGGCCGTGATCTTCGAGTCCGATCGCAGCGGCAACTGGGATATCTTCAAGCAGCGGGCGGACCAGCGCCTGCCGGACGTCATCGTCAACCACCCGGCCCGCGCGGAGGTGCTGCCCCAGGTGGCAGGCCAGGGCAAGTGGATGTTGTACAGCACCGCCCCGAAAGGCCAGGAAGCGAAGGGTCTGGATGCGGTGATGCGTGTGCCGCTGGGTGGTGGAACGCCTGAACAGGTGCAGGTGGGTTCGCCGGTAGACACGTTCCGCTGTGGCATCGGCCCGCGGCAGCCCTGTGTGATCCGGCGCAGCATCGGCCGTGAATACTACGCGTTCCACGCGCTCGACCCCGAGAAGGGGATCGGCGCGGAATTGGCGCGCACGCCGTGGATGGTGGGGGTGTTAGCCGATTGGGACGTCTCGCCGGACGGATCCCTGGTAGCACTGCCGAATCACGACAACCGCTCAGCGACGATCCGCCTGGTCCGGCTCGACCACAGGGCGAACGAACCGGCCGAGTGGACGGTGGAACTGAAGGGCCTGTCGGACCTGTCGGGGTTGACCTGGTCGGCCGACGGCACCGGGTGGTTCGTCAGCGTGAACACGACCGTCGGAAAGCACCTGTACTACGTCTATCTGGATGGCCGCCGGCACCTGATTGGAGACATCCAGGGTTGGGCCGTGCCGTCGCCGGACGGGCGGCGTGTGGCCTACCTCGACCGCATCGTGGCCGCCAACGCCTGGATGATCGAACGGCATTAG
- a CDS encoding LssY C-terminal domain-containing protein, translating to MRRSRLIRWIFLLALVAFVILESHAQSEPLAPTVQPLWVRLESSVNSAHPGAEVRAVVLRPFPAGDGRGIPMGSQLMGRSVTEAPKTRTKLQLQFDRVRIGARDFPISARVLDVDNARETVEKDGTIVALQPLRKRPGTVEAVLLAAAYAHPALLVSLETTKYVVREVDRPEVHYPPGVNLSLALTTTPPLAALPELSGSEAPLPPGVAAILNQLPDRTEAKHLSAPSDWINLAFVGSRDELTHAFRQAGWHTAAHLSLESGTRTFLAVAAHHSYQRAPVSTLVVGGREPDLVFQKQNNTFAKRDHIRIWSSGTDWRGRPIWIAAATHDIGIEFSTKARTFSHKVDSNVDDERSKVIFDLRFARQVGSVSYLVRPAVPRESTNGTGDRIRTDGRMALVELIKPQG from the coding sequence ATGAGGCGATCGCGCCTCATCCGGTGGATTTTTCTGCTGGCGCTGGTGGCCTTCGTCATCCTGGAAAGCCATGCGCAAAGCGAGCCATTGGCCCCCACGGTCCAGCCGCTGTGGGTCCGGCTCGAATCCTCGGTGAACTCCGCCCACCCGGGCGCTGAGGTGCGGGCGGTGGTGTTGCGTCCGTTCCCGGCAGGGGACGGGCGGGGTATTCCCATGGGCAGCCAATTGATGGGCCGGTCCGTGACGGAAGCCCCGAAGACACGCACCAAGCTGCAATTGCAGTTCGACCGGGTCCGGATCGGCGCTCGCGATTTCCCGATCTCCGCCCGGGTGCTGGATGTGGACAACGCCCGCGAAACCGTGGAAAAGGATGGAACCATCGTGGCCCTGCAGCCGCTGCGCAAGCGGCCTGGCACCGTCGAGGCGGTACTTCTCGCGGCGGCCTATGCCCATCCGGCCTTGCTGGTATCCCTGGAGACGACGAAGTACGTGGTGCGCGAGGTCGACCGTCCAGAGGTCCACTATCCGCCCGGGGTGAACCTGTCGCTGGCACTCACGACGACCCCTCCCCTCGCCGCCCTCCCGGAGTTGTCCGGGAGTGAAGCCCCCCTGCCGCCGGGCGTTGCCGCCATCCTGAACCAACTGCCCGATCGGACCGAGGCCAAACACCTCTCGGCTCCTTCTGATTGGATCAATCTCGCCTTCGTGGGCAGCCGGGACGAGTTGACGCACGCCTTCCGGCAGGCCGGCTGGCATACCGCAGCCCATCTCTCGCTGGAGTCGGGCACCCGTACCTTCCTGGCCGTGGCCGCCCACCACTCCTACCAGCGCGCTCCGGTCTCCACCCTTGTGGTCGGCGGCAGGGAGCCGGATCTCGTATTCCAGAAGCAGAACAACACCTTCGCCAAACGGGATCACATCCGCATCTGGTCCAGCGGGACGGACTGGCGGGGCCGGCCCATCTGGATCGCCGCGGCCACGCACGACATTGGAATCGAGTTCTCCACCAAGGCCCGCACCTTCTCCCATAAGGTGGACTCAAATGTCGACGATGAGCGCAGCAAAGTGATCTTCGATCTGCGGTTTGCCCGGCAGGTGGGCTCCGTGTCTTATCTGGTCCGCCCCGCGGTGCCACGTGAGAGCACCAACGGAACCGGCGACCGCATCCGGACCGACGGCCGGATGGCCCTGGTCGAGCTGATCAAGCCGCAAGGCTAG
- a CDS encoding serine/threonine-protein kinase produces MAAPNQEHNWQRILELAHEVAEVPSEQRESFLRTRCDNPVIVSSVLDLAQKFHAPAAAPAMQPGSRLGRFTILARIGQGGMGQVFSAVDDVLNRTVAIKVLTEDQAQAGQRAEPMIREARTASSLNHPNIVTIHEVVHTGQTVAIVMEFVPGDSLRVLAAKPMNAAACLKAARQIAAALEAAHNAGVIHRDIKPENVILRPDGHVKVLDFGLARTVSGDPLHSVSSAGLWAGTFRYMSPEQCDGSGLTPASDVHSFGTVLYELLAGQHPFPGTSPIRTMWSIVNDKPPALRDRAPGLPPALYGLIEAMMAKAPAARPAAGAVGAAVESILEDLRGSTSSSGSGVKGPAPRRRLWKAAIWAASVLGLAGLGGVAYWKTRPRTPEIELADALTKLLPSNRATAAAISGDGRFLAFANSQGISLRMLESGDTQPLQVPADFVVDHIAWYPDHARMAVSGFSATRNQPAIWQVSITDTPPRLLRQGARGGVPSPDGNELAFASEDSSEIWVSRADGQQTEKALQGGAGDTFPFVLWCPTGRCILFQRRSPSTRDLGSGSFDRYFQRSLESFDLRTRRVVSKMPELWIESAAMLPDGRLRFLRYSSPGAYYAKELWEIRTLPESGIIQGEPLHLGGPEREYGGYLAGLTSTDSGEVATMLQATDEHAIYTADFDPSPPRLTHIQRLTLDRGRSFPHAWTPDSLQVIFDSERNTSWDVFRQRVDSAEPEAVVAEARRAEVLPQLAPGGRNVLYATGSGNSSGKIDRMMRVPLNGGLPVEVPLNGSLGEFRCSSGPAGRCVLRRAEEQKSYLFYELDPERGVGREIARTAWMPGILGDWDVSPDGRWVALPNHDAKSARIRLVALTPGEAEREVVLPNIADLKGLTWAVDGSGWFLSLTTTVGVRTVFAYPNGRVAPLGNLQAVVQAPNGRKVAFVDHIVAANVWKVRFR; encoded by the coding sequence ATGGCAGCACCAAATCAAGAGCACAACTGGCAGCGGATCCTGGAGTTAGCCCACGAGGTGGCGGAGGTCCCCAGTGAACAGCGGGAGTCCTTCCTCCGGACGCGTTGCGACAACCCGGTGATTGTCTCCAGCGTTCTCGACCTGGCGCAGAAGTTCCATGCTCCGGCGGCAGCTCCGGCGATGCAACCGGGCTCGCGCCTCGGCCGGTTCACCATCCTGGCCCGCATCGGACAGGGCGGCATGGGCCAGGTGTTCTCGGCGGTAGACGATGTGCTGAACCGCACGGTCGCCATCAAGGTTCTCACCGAAGATCAGGCCCAGGCCGGGCAGCGGGCGGAGCCGATGATCCGCGAGGCCCGCACTGCTTCCTCGTTGAACCATCCGAATATTGTCACCATCCATGAGGTGGTCCACACAGGCCAGACCGTCGCCATCGTGATGGAGTTCGTTCCCGGGGATTCCCTGCGGGTCCTGGCGGCCAAACCAATGAATGCCGCCGCGTGCCTGAAGGCGGCCCGGCAGATCGCCGCGGCGTTGGAGGCGGCGCACAACGCCGGCGTCATTCACCGCGACATCAAGCCGGAGAACGTGATTCTGCGGCCGGATGGCCACGTGAAAGTTCTCGATTTCGGGCTGGCCCGTACGGTTTCCGGCGATCCGTTGCACAGTGTCTCGTCGGCCGGGCTGTGGGCGGGGACGTTCCGGTATATGTCGCCCGAGCAGTGCGACGGTTCCGGGCTGACCCCGGCCAGCGACGTCCACTCCTTCGGCACCGTGCTCTACGAACTGTTGGCCGGGCAGCACCCGTTCCCCGGGACATCGCCCATCCGGACGATGTGGTCGATTGTGAACGACAAGCCGCCGGCGCTGCGGGACCGCGCGCCCGGGTTGCCGCCCGCCCTCTACGGGCTGATCGAGGCCATGATGGCGAAGGCCCCCGCGGCCCGCCCGGCGGCTGGGGCAGTGGGCGCGGCGGTGGAGTCGATCCTGGAAGACCTGCGGGGCTCCACTTCGTCCAGCGGATCCGGAGTAAAGGGGCCCGCCCCTCGACGCCGCCTGTGGAAGGCCGCGATCTGGGCCGCCAGTGTGCTTGGCCTGGCCGGGCTGGGCGGAGTCGCGTATTGGAAGACACGCCCCAGGACTCCGGAGATCGAACTGGCCGATGCATTGACCAAGCTGCTGCCGTCGAACCGGGCCACGGCGGCCGCAATCTCGGGGGACGGCCGCTTCCTGGCCTTCGCGAACTCGCAGGGGATCAGCCTGCGGATGCTGGAATCGGGCGACACGCAGCCGCTGCAGGTTCCGGCCGATTTCGTGGTGGACCACATCGCCTGGTATCCGGATCATGCGCGGATGGCCGTCAGCGGTTTCTCGGCGACACGGAACCAGCCCGCGATCTGGCAGGTGTCCATCACCGATACGCCGCCACGCCTGCTGCGGCAGGGCGCCCGCGGCGGCGTGCCTTCGCCGGACGGGAACGAGCTTGCGTTCGCCAGCGAAGACAGCTCTGAGATCTGGGTGTCGCGAGCCGACGGGCAACAGACGGAGAAAGCCCTGCAAGGAGGCGCCGGCGACACCTTTCCGTTCGTTCTCTGGTGCCCAACCGGGCGCTGCATCCTGTTCCAGCGCCGGTCTCCTTCCACTCGCGATCTGGGCTCCGGCAGCTTTGACAGGTACTTCCAGCGAAGCCTGGAGTCGTTCGATCTGCGGACTCGCCGGGTGGTCAGCAAGATGCCCGAGTTGTGGATCGAATCGGCGGCCATGCTGCCGGACGGCCGCCTCCGGTTCCTGCGCTACTCCTCACCGGGCGCGTACTATGCAAAGGAGCTGTGGGAGATCCGAACGCTGCCGGAGTCGGGCATCATTCAAGGGGAGCCACTCCACCTCGGCGGGCCGGAGCGGGAGTACGGCGGCTACCTGGCCGGGTTGACCAGCACTGACAGCGGTGAAGTGGCCACCATGCTGCAGGCAACCGACGAACATGCCATCTACACCGCCGACTTCGACCCTTCGCCGCCACGTCTGACCCATATCCAGCGCCTGACCCTGGATCGGGGACGTAGCTTTCCCCATGCCTGGACCCCCGACAGCCTCCAGGTGATCTTCGATTCCGAACGCAATACCTCGTGGGATGTATTCCGGCAGAGAGTGGACAGCGCGGAGCCGGAGGCGGTGGTGGCCGAAGCGCGCCGGGCGGAGGTTCTGCCGCAGCTCGCGCCCGGCGGCCGCAACGTCCTGTATGCCACTGGCTCAGGCAACAGCAGCGGCAAGATCGACCGGATGATGAGGGTACCCCTCAACGGCGGGCTGCCCGTGGAGGTCCCTTTGAATGGGTCATTGGGCGAGTTCCGCTGCTCGTCCGGCCCGGCCGGCCGCTGTGTGCTGCGCCGGGCGGAGGAACAGAAGTCCTACCTCTTCTATGAGTTGGATCCGGAACGAGGCGTGGGCCGCGAGATCGCGAGGACGGCCTGGATGCCGGGCATCCTCGGCGACTGGGATGTCTCGCCGGACGGACGGTGGGTGGCCCTGCCGAATCACGATGCGAAGTCCGCCCGTATCCGCCTGGTGGCGCTGACGCCCGGCGAGGCCGAGCGCGAAGTGGTGCTCCCAAACATCGCGGATCTCAAGGGCTTGACTTGGGCCGTGGATGGTTCCGGTTGGTTTCTCAGCCTGACGACGACGGTTGGGGTGCGGACGGTATTCGCCTATCCCAACGGCCGCGTCGCACCGCTGGGCAACCTGCAGGCGGTGGTGCAGGCTCCGAACGGCCGCAAAGTGGCGTTTGTCGACCATATTGTCGCGGCCAACGTCTGGAAGGTCAGATTCCGCTAG
- a CDS encoding MarC family protein, translating to MLEDKLLFLELAKAASVSFVALLPLVNPVGTAPIFQAFVRQYPRDIQETLARKVALYGLLLLVSSLFLGVKILAFFGISLNVVQVAGGMVIAHTGWELLRHESPVDDTAVRETPVQAPLTRAFYPLTLPLTVGPGSISTAIGLGAHLNSNGIELMIASTLGMVVLSIVVWIVYHNAHRLEQLLGTTGTEILNRLSSFVLFALGLQILWNGLAVALRRP from the coding sequence ATGCTGGAAGACAAACTACTTTTTCTGGAGCTGGCCAAGGCTGCGTCGGTTTCGTTCGTGGCGCTGCTGCCGTTGGTCAACCCCGTCGGGACCGCCCCCATCTTCCAGGCATTCGTGCGGCAATATCCACGCGATATACAGGAGACCCTGGCCCGTAAGGTTGCCCTGTACGGTTTACTGCTGCTGGTCAGCTCCCTCTTCCTGGGCGTGAAGATCCTGGCTTTCTTCGGAATCTCGCTGAATGTGGTCCAGGTGGCCGGTGGAATGGTGATCGCGCACACAGGTTGGGAACTCCTCCGGCACGAGAGCCCGGTCGACGACACAGCAGTCAGGGAGACGCCTGTGCAGGCGCCGCTGACACGCGCGTTCTATCCGCTGACGCTGCCCCTGACCGTGGGACCCGGCTCCATCTCAACGGCGATCGGCCTGGGCGCCCACCTGAACAGCAACGGCATTGAGCTGATGATTGCCTCCACCTTGGGCATGGTGGTGCTGTCCATCGTGGTGTGGATCGTGTATCACAATGCGCACCGGCTGGAGCAGTTGCTGGGCACCACCGGCACCGAGATCCTGAACCGGCTTTCCTCGTTCGTCCTGTTCGCCCTGGGCTTGCAAATCCTCTGGAACGGGCTGGCGGTGGCGCTGCGCCGTCCATAG
- a CDS encoding carbohydrate-binding family V/XII: protein MSTALCLASLALGAASLAKANDAGWPRVVHDGSTEIIVYQPQPDSLDGVTLQSRVAVSIKRPQDKQPVFGALWVAATLRTDRDRDIAEVRSVQVIRTRFTEIPDSDLQGIVAFLEKAVPRWDLSLSLSRLRAALQPVDSGGDPGYRNDPPRIVVENRPALLLLLDGPPRFQDTGKKDLQVVANTALPVIYDTKHKEYWLSGSSVWFTTRDILQGEWKAVDSAPASIQDLVKDSNTQASPGVEGQKTASADQLRSARIVVATEPTELVVVQGAPNYAPLAGGDILYVSNSESDIFLEVATQRHYLLISGRWYAAPSLRGPWAFIAPDTLPKAFARIPESSPKASVLAFIPGTDRAKDALMDNVIPQTAEVSRSNVKIDVAYDGEPRFSPIQGTTMAYAVNTPSQVIQADGRYFACEGGVWYSAPTPGGPWQVSDVRPTAIDRIPPSSPVYNTRYVYIYDSTPDVVYVGYLPGYRWSLPYRGVIVYGTGWNYPGWYGTVYYPRPATWGFAVRYNPWAGWSFGMSWNSGWMGLSARWGSGWGGWGPAYPGPYRHYNGGWFGPGGYRPPRPPDWRPPYRPIGPQPYPGPRPWAGPGGNIYNRPGQPGIRPQPYQPGRPPAGGNPGRPVPMRPDPGRPNNVYVDRNGDLHRDTGGGWQRRDGGNWAPERPAPAPRSMQPERQRQFPGPSVEPRGPGIDDERRSRERGAGMAGPGFPRGGGGGGGRRGPR, encoded by the coding sequence ATGAGCACGGCTCTCTGCCTGGCCAGCCTGGCGCTGGGCGCCGCTAGCCTGGCAAAGGCCAACGATGCCGGGTGGCCCCGCGTCGTCCATGACGGCAGTACGGAGATCATCGTCTATCAGCCCCAGCCCGACTCGCTCGACGGTGTTACGCTGCAGAGCCGCGTCGCGGTTTCCATCAAACGGCCGCAGGACAAGCAACCGGTATTCGGCGCCCTATGGGTGGCCGCTACCCTGAGAACCGACCGGGATCGTGACATCGCGGAGGTGAGGTCGGTCCAGGTGATCCGCACGCGGTTTACCGAGATTCCCGACAGCGACCTGCAGGGGATTGTCGCCTTCCTGGAGAAGGCAGTCCCGCGTTGGGATCTCTCGCTCTCGCTCAGCAGGCTGCGCGCGGCGCTCCAACCGGTGGATTCCGGCGGAGACCCGGGTTATCGCAACGATCCGCCGCGCATCGTCGTCGAGAACCGGCCGGCGCTGCTGCTGCTGCTGGACGGCCCCCCTCGCTTCCAGGACACCGGCAAGAAGGACTTGCAGGTGGTTGCCAATACGGCGCTGCCTGTCATCTATGACACCAAGCACAAGGAATACTGGCTATCCGGTTCCAGCGTCTGGTTCACTACACGCGACATCCTGCAGGGCGAATGGAAGGCCGTCGACAGCGCCCCAGCCTCCATTCAGGACCTGGTGAAGGATTCCAATACCCAGGCCTCGCCGGGCGTGGAGGGCCAGAAGACCGCGTCGGCCGACCAGTTGCGCTCGGCCCGGATCGTAGTGGCGACCGAACCGACCGAACTGGTGGTGGTGCAGGGCGCGCCCAACTACGCGCCGCTGGCCGGCGGCGACATTCTCTACGTCAGCAACTCAGAGAGCGACATCTTCCTGGAAGTCGCGACCCAGCGCCACTATCTGCTGATCTCCGGACGCTGGTACGCGGCGCCGTCGCTCCGCGGGCCCTGGGCCTTCATTGCCCCCGACACTTTGCCGAAGGCCTTCGCCCGGATCCCCGAGAGCTCGCCCAAGGCCAGCGTCCTGGCGTTCATTCCCGGCACCGACCGGGCGAAGGATGCGCTGATGGACAATGTGATCCCGCAGACCGCGGAAGTCTCCCGGAGCAACGTCAAAATCGATGTCGCCTACGACGGGGAACCCCGGTTCTCGCCCATTCAGGGCACCACGATGGCGTATGCGGTGAACACGCCGTCGCAGGTCATCCAGGCCGATGGGCGGTATTTCGCCTGCGAAGGAGGAGTCTGGTACTCCGCGCCCACGCCGGGCGGCCCCTGGCAGGTCTCGGATGTCCGCCCCACGGCCATCGACCGCATTCCGCCCAGCAGCCCGGTCTACAACACACGGTATGTCTACATCTACGATTCGACGCCCGATGTCGTGTATGTCGGGTATCTGCCCGGCTACCGCTGGTCGCTGCCCTACCGCGGGGTGATCGTCTACGGGACCGGTTGGAACTACCCGGGCTGGTATGGAACCGTCTATTATCCACGCCCGGCGACCTGGGGTTTCGCCGTGCGCTACAACCCCTGGGCCGGCTGGAGCTTCGGCATGAGCTGGAACTCGGGCTGGATGGGCCTCTCCGCCCGTTGGGGCTCCGGATGGGGCGGCTGGGGGCCGGCGTATCCGGGCCCCTATCGTCACTACAACGGCGGATGGTTTGGTCCGGGCGGCTACCGCCCGCCGCGCCCGCCGGATTGGCGTCCTCCCTACCGGCCGATTGGTCCGCAACCTTACCCCGGTCCTCGGCCCTGGGCCGGCCCCGGTGGCAACATCTACAACCGTCCCGGCCAGCCCGGGATCCGCCCACAGCCCTATCAGCCTGGCCGTCCGCCGGCCGGTGGAAATCCGGGCCGGCCTGTGCCCATGCGGCCCGATCCCGGCCGGCCGAATAACGTCTACGTCGACCGCAACGGGGATCTGCACCGCGATACCGGCGGAGGCTGGCAGCGCCGGGATGGCGGAAACTGGGCGCCCGAGCGGCCGGCCCCAGCCCCGCGTTCCATGCAGCCCGAACGGCAACGCCAGTTTCCCGGCCCCAGCGTGGAACCGCGAGGCCCCGGCATCGATGATGAGCGCAGGAGCCGGGAGCGCGGAGCGGGCATGGCCGGCCCCGGCTTTCCCAGAGGCGGAGGAGGCGGCGGAGGCCGGCGAGGGCCGCGCTAA